In the Bacillus amyloliquefaciens DSM 7 = ATCC 23350 genome, ACTAAGCCTTCCCTTCCACGTATACGGCAACAATGAGGCTGGCTGATTAAATGGTTGATATCTGAAAACTCAAGTATCAAATGTGCATTTCATATCTGGGGCGTTTCAGCTTTTCTTCCAGAAATCAAAAACCTCTTATTGTGAATTCTAATTGTGATAGATAGCTATGCTCTGGCCCTACAACTCATTCTTGCCTTTTTTCTTTTTAATAAAGGCTTCAATATGATTAATTGTTTCCGTAAAATTCTCTTTAAATTCATGTTCCCATATCCTTAATACATGCCAGCCGATTTCTTGATAATAGGAAGTTACTTCTTTATCTCTTTCTTTATTTCTCTGTAACTTTTTCTCCCAATAAGCTGAATTGCTCTTTGGTTTATTCCCATGAATACTGCAGTCATGCCAGAAACAAGAATCAATAAAAATCACAATTTTGTATTTTTTTATAGCTATATCCGGTTGACCAAAAAGAGATTTTACATTCCTTCTAAACCTTAAACCCCTTCTCCATAATTCTGAAGAAACTTTATCCTCTAATTTAGACTTAGATTTTATTGCTTGCATGTTTTTTCTTCTTTGCTCTTTTGTATGAGTATCACCCATTGGCTTTAACCTCTCTTTTAATATTTAATATATTTCTTTCCTATATTAAGAGCAATAACCGTCATTTTTTTAAAAAATAAACTTGCAACGTAAGCTTAAAAAAGGGTATGCTGCTATAGAAAGAAACACCGAAAAACAGAGAATATATTTCCTATAAGCAGAAAGAGTTGAAAGAAATGAACAGCAATAATAAGAGATTTAAACTGGTTGATTTATTTGCTGGTGCTGGAGGTCTAAGCAAAGGATTTGAGCAAACTGGCTGCTTTGAAACAATTGGAGCGGTAGAAATAAATCAAGCAGCTATTGAAACTTATGTTTATAACCACGGCGGAAACAGAGACATTATTATTAGGCCGGACGAAAGTGATACCAGTGACATTAGTAAAATCGACTTCCGTAAATGGAAGAAGAGCAAAAACATTGATCCTAATTTGTTAACAATTATTGGCGGACCTCCTTGTCAAGGATTTTCCAATGCTAATAGGCAGAAAAATTATCTGATATCAGGAAATAATCAGCTTGTTATAGAGTTTTTTCGTGCTATTGATGAGATCCGGCCAGCTGCATTTCTTATGGAGAATGTGCCATCGATGAACTCAGATAAACATAAATTTTTCATCACAAAACATTTAGATAATTCGCGCTTTGCATATAGCTCTTTAGAACATTTAACTTGCTTATTTAATACATCAAAAGAAAAGTTGATTGAAAATAAGTTTTTAATGGATGATAAGATAATTCTAATGGAGTCAGTTGAAATATCACTAAGTCATATTTGGAGAAAAATCATCGATGGTTCAACTCCCCCTAAACCAATAATTGGGGATCATAACTACTTATCCCGCTTGAAAAGTATATCAAAAAAAATTATAAAGACAGAAGGTAATCCTAGCTTGTCACTAAAGGAAAAAAAAGATATTATTCGAATTATTGAGTTGATTAATCAACAACTAAAAACCTTCCAAGCAGATGGAGATCACCTAAGCACTAAAGATATAGTTTCTCGTGGAAAAGCAGCACTCCAATTGCTGCTTGAGGATTTTGAGGAATTTGATAAATGCGCTAAAAAAGATATCACTAACTTTATGAGTTTAAATCTAATACTGTTAAGAATAAAAGAACTAAATGATGAAAAAATTAGATATGAGCTTTATATAGATGATACACATAAGGATAATATTAAAATCATTGCAAAGGTTTGGTCTTATAATATTGTAAAATATCTTGAAATGGCATTCCACCAAATTGGATATAATACTGATTTCGGGGTCTTAACAGCTACAGACTTTGGCGTACCACAAATAAGAAGAAGGTTTATCATCCTTGGTGTTAGAAATGATTTATTTGAGAACAGTCCGAAACTTCCCGATGCGTTGGTACACTCAACACCTTTTACAGTAAGGGATGCAATACAGGATTTAGCCGATATAACGCCCCTTACAGATATGGAAAAAGCTAAACCATTAGATTATATAGAATCAGATGCGCAGGCATCGCCTATGCTTCGATATTTCAGAAAAGATGCTGATAAAGGGTTGATTGATAATCATATAAATACTGAAAGCCGTCAGCTAAGTAAAACTCGTTTTGAAGCAATACTTCAATTGAAAGGTAAAAATTTCCACAGTCTTAATGATGAGTTAAAAACAACCTACTCTGATGTGTCTAGAACACAGAATACAATCTATTTAAGACTAGACTATGGCAGTCCATCTCCTACAGTCGTTAACGTAAGGAAATCAATGTGGAGTCATCCAGAAAAAGCTAGAGCAATAAGTATTCGCGAGGCAGCCCGTCTGCAATCATTTCCAGATAATTTTAAATTTAGAGGGACAAAAGATCAGCAATATCAACAAGTAGGGAATGCAGTTCCCCCTTTGCTTGGACGTGCAGCAGCCGAGGCATTATTAAATGCTATGGGTGTTGAGCCTACTATCTCACTTAAAAATGAATTATTAGATTTAGAATAACAACAAGCTTGACGATAAAATCAGTATATCGTCAAGCTTTTTTGATAATTCTTGTTAAATCTTTTTAGAAAGATATACGTTTGGAATGAACTTATTTTATTATAGTTATATTAAAAAATTGAAAAACAGGGGGATTTATGAACATTATACTAACACGGCCATCAGCTGCACCAGTACTTCATGCACTCAGATCAATAGGTTATAAAGCAAAAACTGCAATTGCAGATATAGTTGATAATGCAATTGATGCTCAAGCCTCAAAAATCACATTACACTTTGAATATGATAAACTTAATGGCTATATTAAA is a window encoding:
- a CDS encoding DNA cytosine methyltransferase, with protein sequence MNSNNKRFKLVDLFAGAGGLSKGFEQTGCFETIGAVEINQAAIETYVYNHGGNRDIIIRPDESDTSDISKIDFRKWKKSKNIDPNLLTIIGGPPCQGFSNANRQKNYLISGNNQLVIEFFRAIDEIRPAAFLMENVPSMNSDKHKFFITKHLDNSRFAYSSLEHLTCLFNTSKEKLIENKFLMDDKIILMESVEISLSHIWRKIIDGSTPPKPIIGDHNYLSRLKSISKKIIKTEGNPSLSLKEKKDIIRIIELINQQLKTFQADGDHLSTKDIVSRGKAALQLLLEDFEEFDKCAKKDITNFMSLNLILLRIKELNDEKIRYELYIDDTHKDNIKIIAKVWSYNIVKYLEMAFHQIGYNTDFGVLTATDFGVPQIRRRFIILGVRNDLFENSPKLPDALVHSTPFTVRDAIQDLADITPLTDMEKAKPLDYIESDAQASPMLRYFRKDADKGLIDNHINTESRQLSKTRFEAILQLKGKNFHSLNDELKTTYSDVSRTQNTIYLRLDYGSPSPTVVNVRKSMWSHPEKARAISIREAARLQSFPDNFKFRGTKDQQYQQVGNAVPPLLGRAAAEALLNAMGVEPTISLKNELLDLE
- a CDS encoding very short patch repair endonuclease; this encodes MGDTHTKEQRRKNMQAIKSKSKLEDKVSSELWRRGLRFRRNVKSLFGQPDIAIKKYKIVIFIDSCFWHDCSIHGNKPKSNSAYWEKKLQRNKERDKEVTSYYQEIGWHVLRIWEHEFKENFTETINHIEAFIKKKKGKNEL